A region of the Pedococcus aerophilus genome:
GACGAAGTGGTCGAGGACGGCACCCTCGCGCTGACCGGCTGCGCGGACCTCGTCCTCGGTCAACGGCGGTGGGCTGTCGACCGTGTCGCGGTGCCGGTAGTCGGGTCCGTCCACCGTGAGGACGTCGAACCGTGAGGCCAGGGCCTGGATCTCGCGCAGGAAGTCCTCCGCCGCGAACCGTCCCTCCCCCAGCGCGTCGGGCAGGGTGTTGCTCGTGGCAGCCAGCGACACCCCTGCCTCGGTCAGCCGGGCGAGCAGCGTGGCCATGAGGACGGTGTCACCGGGGTCGTCGAGCTCGAACTCGTCGATGCAGACGAGGGTGTGACCGCTGAGCGCCTCGACCGTCTGCGCGAATCCCAGTGCCCCGACGAGGTTCGTGTACTCAACGAAGGTGCCGAAGGACTTGGGCCCGTCCGCCTCGTGCCACAGGCTCGCCAGCAGGTGCGTCTTGCCGACACCGAACCCGCCGTCGAGGTAGATCCCGCGCCCCGCCTGCGGACGCTTCTT
Encoded here:
- the zapE gene encoding cell division protein ZapE, whose translation is MPSSLTDRSPKLDRERLVRDLVPPPRFDAERFSTYRPDPAEPSQSAAVERLEAYAASLGAARGGTGLFGRRKKRPQAGRGIYLDGGFGVGKTHLLASLWHEADGPKSFGTFVEYTNLVGALGFAQTVEALSGHTLVCIDEFELDDPGDTVLMATLLARLTEAGVSLAATSNTLPDALGEGRFAAEDFLREIQALASRFDVLTVDGPDYRHRDTVDSPPPLTEDEVRAAGQREGAVLDHFVDVTRHLSTVHPSRYRTLLDGVSAIAWTHVRPVTDQAVALRLVVLADRLYDADIPVFASGQPLGQVFSEEMLAGGYRKKYYRAISRLTALARGDDR